Proteins encoded in a region of the Anguilla anguilla isolate fAngAng1 chromosome 10, fAngAng1.pri, whole genome shotgun sequence genome:
- the kctd10 gene encoding BTB/POZ domain-containing adapter for CUL3-mediated RhoA degradation protein 3: MEEMSGESVVSSAVPAATTRTTSFKGSSPSSKYVKLNVGGALYYTTMQTLTKQDTMLKAMFSGRMEVLTDSEGWILIDRCGKHFGTILNYLRDGAVPLPESRREIEELLAEAKYYLVQGLADECQAALQNKDTYEPFCKVPLVTSSKEEQRLISTSNKPTVKLLYNRSNNKYSYTSNSDDNMLKNIELFDKLSLRFNGRVLFIKDVIGDEICCWSFYGQGRKIAEVCCTSIVYATEKKQTKVEFPEARIYEETLNILLYESQDGRGPDNALLEATGGAAGRSHHLDEDEERERIERVRRIHVKRPDDRTHHHQ, encoded by the exons ATG GAAGAGATGTCGGGAGAAAGCGTGGTGAGCTCGGCGGTGCCGGCAGCTACAACTCGGACCACCTCCTTCAAGGGATCCAGCCCCAGCTCCAAGTACGTGAAGCTGAACGTGGGCGGCGCGCTCTACTACACCACCATGCAGACCCTCACCAAGCAGGACACCATGCTCAAAGCCATGTTCAGCGGCAGGATGGAGGTGCTAACCGACAGCGAAG GGTGGATCCTGATCGACCGGTGCGGGAAGCATTTCGGCACCATCCTGAACTACCTGCGGGACGGCGCCGTGCCCCTGCCCGAGAGCCGGCGGGAGATCGAGGAGCTGCTGGCCGAGGCGAAGTACTACCTGGTCCAGGGGCTGGCCGACGAGTGCCAGGCAGCGCTGCAG AACAAAGACACTTACGAGCCGTTCTGCAAGGTGCCCCTGGTGACGTCATCCAAGGAGGAGCAGAGGCTCATCTCCACCTCCAACAAG cctACCGTCAAACTCCTGTACAACAGAAGCAACAACAAGTATTCCTACACCAG taACTCTGACGACAACATGCTGAAGAACATCGAGCTCTTCGACAAGCTGTCGCTGCGGTTCAACGGGCGCGTGCTCTTCATCAAGGACGTGATCGGGGACGAGATCTGCTGCTGGTCCTTCTACGGGCAGGGCCGCAAGATCGCCGAGGTCTGCTGCACCTCCATCGTCTACGCCACCGAGAAGAAGCAGACCAAG gTGGAGTTCCCTGAGGCCAGGATCTACGAGGAGACCCTGAACATCCTCCTGTACGAGTCCCAGGACGGGCGGGGCCCCGACAACGCCCTGCTGGAGGCCACCGGGGGCGCCGCCGGGCGCTCCCACCACctggacgaggacgaggagcgCGAGCGCATCGAGCGCGTGCGCCGCATCCACGTCAAGCGGCCGGACGACCgcacccaccaccaccagtga
- the myo1ha gene encoding unconventional myosin-Ih isoform X2 — MEGSLIARDLVGIQDFVLLDPHTSETAFLDNLRKRFSEDLIYTYIGTLLVSVNPYKDLDIYNKKQMDTYMGVNFFELPPHIYALADNAYHTMLMETNNHFILISGESGAGKTEASKKILQFYAVSCPSTSLLHSVRDRMLVSNPVLEAFGNAKTLKNDNSSRFGKYMDIQFDREGEAVGGHILSYLLEKSRVVHQNHGERNFHVFYQLVEGGEDGLLQSLGLERDCQHYSYLVQGECDKVSSINDKNDWKTMRKALSVIEFTESDIQPLFEIIASVLHLGNVHFSPDARGYATLPSNVELRWVSKLLGVHVQVLLEALTYRKIEAKTDEVLSPFTIDHAIYARDALAKAIYGRTFTWLVNKINESLANQDSTKKTVIGLLDIYGFEVFYVNSFEQFCINYCNEKLQQLFIQLTLKAEQEEYETEGIEWEPVQFFNNKIICDLVEEKHRGIISVLDEECLRPGEATDLTFLEKLEEKMGNHPHFVTHKLADKQMRKTLERGEFRLLHYAGEVTYCVIGFIDKNNDLLYRNIKDVMRQSKNAIARHCFASAEPDSRKRPETVATQFKNSLTRLAEHLMCKEAWYVRCLKSNEAKEPGETPRQKKNLAKERESVATLARRRRPAPHGRDRHVWLRPPLSAGRFDEALVRHQVKYLGLMEHLRVRRAGFAYRRRYENFLQRYKPLCPDTWPHWRGVPADGVEKLVRHLGYGPDEYKMGRTKIFIRHARTLFATEDAFERCKHELASRIQAKYKGYRAKGEFRKQKEAATKIETCWRGVQARKEREKRAWAVKVIKKFIKGYMNRHLATSADNSEYLAFVRVNYLNRLKDNLPKTVLDKTTWLTPPPVVKETSELLRKLHTRMLVRKYVKGTTPQRKAQLQLKEKTSAMFKGKKDSYAQSVSKPFVDTRISEEDINPRVVQTIRQERIKYSTPVVKYDRNGFKSRQRQLILTQAAAYVAEEAKIKQRVAYGALTGVSVSNLTDSIMILHVRCEDAKQKGDLVLECEHLFEALTKLSVVANKQEAIKVVQGSIKFDIQPGKEGFVDFASGQEPMVYKAKNGHLMVVSLRARAR; from the exons ATGGAGGGGTCCCTGATAGCTCGGGACCTCGTGGGCATCCAGGACTTTGTCCTTTTGGACCCCCACACCAGCGAGACGGCCTTCCTGGACAACCTGAGAAAGCGCTTCAGCGAAGACCTCATTTAT ACCTATATTGGCACTCTTTTGGTGTCTGTCAACCCGTACAAAGACCTCGACATCTACAACAAAAAGCAAATGGACACCTACATGGGAGTCAACTTCTTTGAACTTCCGCCCCATAT CTACGCCCTGGCGGACAACGCGTACCACACCATGCTGATGGAGACCAACAACCACTTCATCCTGATCTCCGGCGAGAGCGGCGCCGGGAAGACCGAGGCCTCCAAGAAGATCCTGCAGTTCTACGCGGTCAGCTGCCCGAGCACCAGCCTCCTGCACAGCGTGCGGGACCGCATGCTCGTGTCCAACCCGGTCCTGGAG GCTTTCGGGAACGCCAAAACACTGAAGAATGATAACTCCAGCCGCTTCGGGAAGTACATGGACATCCAGTTcgacagagag GGAGAAGCTGTTGGGGGACACATTCTCAGCTACCTGCTGGAGAAGTCTCGGGTGGTCCATCAGAACCATGGTGAGAGGAACTTCCACGTCTTCTACCAGCTAGTGGAGGGCGGGGAGGACGGGCTCCTTCAGTCCCTGGGCCTGGAGAGGGACTGCCAGCACTACAGTTACCTGGTACAG GGGGAATGTGACAAAGTGAGCTCCATCAATGACAAGAATGACTGGAAGACGATGAGGAAAGCCCTCTCAGTCATTGAATTCACAGAGAGCGACATCCAG CCTCTGTTCGAGATCATCGCCAGCGTCCTCCACCTGGGCAACGTCCACTTCAGTCCCGACGCCCGGGGCTACGCCACTCTGCCCAGCAACGTTGAGCTGCGCTGGGTCTCCAAG TTACTGGGGGTCCATGTGCAGGTGCTCCTGGAGGCCCTGACCTACAGGAAGATTGAGGCCAAGACAGACGAG GTCCTCAGCCCCTTCACCATAGACCACGCCATCTATGCCAGAGACGCATTGGCCAAAGCGATATACGGTCGCACCTTCACCTGGCTCGTTAACAAGATCAATGAGTCTTTAGCCAATCAG GATTCAACTAAGAAGACGGTCATTGGGTTATTGGACATCTACGGCTTTGAAGTATTCTATGTGAACAG TTTCGAACAGTTCTGCATCAACTACTGCAACgagaagctgcagcagctgtTCATCCAGCTCACTCTGAAAGCTGAGCAGGAGGAGTATGAAACTGAGGGCATCGAG TGGGAGCCGGTGCAGTTCTTCAACAACAAGATCATCTGCGACCTTGTGGAGGAGAAACACAGGGGCATCATCTCCGTGCTG gatGAGGAATGCCTGAGACCTGGGGAAGCCACGGACCTCACCTTcctggagaagctggaggagaagatggGCAACCACCCTCACTTTGTCAC GCACAAGCTGGCCGACAAGCAGATGCGTAAGACGCTGGAGAGGGGCGAGTTCCGTCTCCTTCACTACGCCGGCGAGGTCACCTACTGCGTCATCG GGTTCATTGACAAAAACAATGATCTTTTGTACAGGAACATCAAAGAC GTGATGCGCCAGTCCAAAAACGCCATCGCCAGGCACTGCTTCGCGTCCGCGGAGCCGGACAGCAGGAAGAGGCCAGAGACG GTGGCCACGCAGTTCAAGAACAGCCTGACGAGGCTGGCGGAGCACCTGATGTGCAAGGAGGCCTGGTACGTGCGGTGCCTGAAGTCCAACGAGGCCAAGGAGCCCGGTGAGACaccccgccaaaaaaaaaacctcgcCAAAGAGCGGGAAAGTGTCGCTACGCtggcccggcggcggcggcctgctCCTCACGGGCGGGATCGTCAcgtgtggctccgcccccctctctccgcagGCCGGTTCGATGAGGCGCTGGTGAGGCACCAGGTGAAGTACCTGGGGCTGATGGAGCACCTGCGGGTCAGGCGTGCGGGCTTCGCCTACCGACGGCGCTACGAGAACTTCCTGCAGAG GTATAAGCCCCTGTGTCCGGACACCTGGCCCCACTGGAGAGGGGTCCCCGCCGACGGTGTCGAAAAGCTGGTCAGACACCTGGGCTACGGGCCGGACGAGTACAAGATGGGCAG AACCAAGATATTCATCCGCCACGCCCGGACGCTTTTCGCCACAGAAGACGCCTTCGAGCGCTGTAAGCACGAGCTGG CGTCGAGGATTCAGGCCAAGTACAAAGGCTACAGAGCGAAAGGAGAGTTCCGGAAACAGAAGGAAGCGG CCACCAAGATTGAGACCTGCTGGAGAGGAGTACAGgccaggaaagagagagagaagagggccTGGGCTGTCAAAGTTATCAAGAA ATTTATCAAGGGATACATGAACAGACATCTGGCGACGTCTGCGGACAACTCAGAGTACCTGGCCTTCGTCAGAGTCAACTATCTCAACAGGCTGAAGGACAACCTGCCCAAAACTGTCCTCGACAAAACCACCTGGCTGACCCCTCCACCTGTCGTGAAGGAG ACCTCGGAACTCCTGCGCAAGCTCCACACGCGAATGCTGGTGCGGAAGTACGTGAAAGGGACCACACCCCAGCGGAAAGCCCAG CTGCAGCTTAAAGAGAAAACCAGCGCCATGTTCAAGGGGAAGAAGGACAGCTATGCGCAGAGCGTCTCCAAGCCCTTCGTAGACACCAGGATCA GTGAGGAGGATATCAACCCCAGGGTCGTGCAGACAATTCGCCAGGAACGAATCaag tATAGCACCCCGGTGGTGAAGTACGACCGGAACGGCTTCAAGTCTCGCCAGCGGCAGCTCATCCTCACCCAGGCTGCGGCCTACGTGGCGGAGGAGGCCAAGATCAAGCAGAGGGTGGCGTACGGCGCTCTCACAG GCGTGTCCGTCAGCAACCTGACCGACAGCATCATGATCCTGCACGTCAGGTGCGAGGACGCCAAGCAGAAG GGGGACCTGGTGCTGGAGTGTGAGCACCTGTTCGAGGCGCTGACCAAGCTGAGTGTGGTGGCTAACAAGCAGGAAGCCATCAAAGTGGTCCAGGGAAG CATCAAATTCGACATCCAGCCGGGCAAGGAGGGATTTGTGGACTTCGCCAGTGGCCAGGAGCCCATGGTGTACAAAGCCAAGAATGGCCACCTGATGGTG GTATCTCTGCGAGCCAGAGCTCGGTGA
- the myo1ha gene encoding unconventional myosin-Ih isoform X1 translates to MEGSLIARDLVGIQDFVLLDPHTSETAFLDNLRKRFSEDLIYTYIGTLLVSVNPYKDLDIYNKKQMDTYMGVNFFELPPHIYALADNAYHTMLMETNNHFILISGESGAGKTEASKKILQFYAVSCPSTSLLHSVRDRMLVSNPVLEAFGNAKTLKNDNSSRFGKYMDIQFDREGEAVGGHILSYLLEKSRVVHQNHGERNFHVFYQLVEGGEDGLLQSLGLERDCQHYSYLVQGECDKVSSINDKNDWKTMRKALSVIEFTESDIQPLFEIIASVLHLGNVHFSPDARGYATLPSNVELRWVSKLLGVHVQVLLEALTYRKIEAKTDEVLSPFTIDHAIYARDALAKAIYGRTFTWLVNKINESLANQDSTKKTVIGLLDIYGFEVFYVNSFEQFCINYCNEKLQQLFIQLTLKAEQEEYETEGIEWEPVQFFNNKIICDLVEEKHRGIISVLDEECLRPGEATDLTFLEKLEEKMGNHPHFVTHKLADKQMRKTLERGEFRLLHYAGEVTYCVIGFIDKNNDLLYRNIKDVMRQSKNAIARHCFASAEPDSRKRPETVATQFKNSLTRLAEHLMCKEAWYVRCLKSNEAKEPGRFDEALVRHQVKYLGLMEHLRVRRAGFAYRRRYENFLQRYKPLCPDTWPHWRGVPADGVEKLVRHLGYGPDEYKMGRTKIFIRHARTLFATEDAFERCKHELASRIQAKYKGYRAKGEFRKQKEAATKIETCWRGVQARKEREKRAWAVKVIKKFIKGYMNRHLATSADNSEYLAFVRVNYLNRLKDNLPKTVLDKTTWLTPPPVVKETSELLRKLHTRMLVRKYVKGTTPQRKAQLQLKEKTSAMFKGKKDSYAQSVSKPFVDTRISEEDINPRVVQTIRQERIKYSTPVVKYDRNGFKSRQRQLILTQAAAYVAEEAKIKQRVAYGALTGVSVSNLTDSIMILHVRCEDAKQKGDLVLECEHLFEALTKLSVVANKQEAIKVVQGSIKFDIQPGKEGFVDFASGQEPMVYKAKNGHLMVVSLRARAR, encoded by the exons ATGGAGGGGTCCCTGATAGCTCGGGACCTCGTGGGCATCCAGGACTTTGTCCTTTTGGACCCCCACACCAGCGAGACGGCCTTCCTGGACAACCTGAGAAAGCGCTTCAGCGAAGACCTCATTTAT ACCTATATTGGCACTCTTTTGGTGTCTGTCAACCCGTACAAAGACCTCGACATCTACAACAAAAAGCAAATGGACACCTACATGGGAGTCAACTTCTTTGAACTTCCGCCCCATAT CTACGCCCTGGCGGACAACGCGTACCACACCATGCTGATGGAGACCAACAACCACTTCATCCTGATCTCCGGCGAGAGCGGCGCCGGGAAGACCGAGGCCTCCAAGAAGATCCTGCAGTTCTACGCGGTCAGCTGCCCGAGCACCAGCCTCCTGCACAGCGTGCGGGACCGCATGCTCGTGTCCAACCCGGTCCTGGAG GCTTTCGGGAACGCCAAAACACTGAAGAATGATAACTCCAGCCGCTTCGGGAAGTACATGGACATCCAGTTcgacagagag GGAGAAGCTGTTGGGGGACACATTCTCAGCTACCTGCTGGAGAAGTCTCGGGTGGTCCATCAGAACCATGGTGAGAGGAACTTCCACGTCTTCTACCAGCTAGTGGAGGGCGGGGAGGACGGGCTCCTTCAGTCCCTGGGCCTGGAGAGGGACTGCCAGCACTACAGTTACCTGGTACAG GGGGAATGTGACAAAGTGAGCTCCATCAATGACAAGAATGACTGGAAGACGATGAGGAAAGCCCTCTCAGTCATTGAATTCACAGAGAGCGACATCCAG CCTCTGTTCGAGATCATCGCCAGCGTCCTCCACCTGGGCAACGTCCACTTCAGTCCCGACGCCCGGGGCTACGCCACTCTGCCCAGCAACGTTGAGCTGCGCTGGGTCTCCAAG TTACTGGGGGTCCATGTGCAGGTGCTCCTGGAGGCCCTGACCTACAGGAAGATTGAGGCCAAGACAGACGAG GTCCTCAGCCCCTTCACCATAGACCACGCCATCTATGCCAGAGACGCATTGGCCAAAGCGATATACGGTCGCACCTTCACCTGGCTCGTTAACAAGATCAATGAGTCTTTAGCCAATCAG GATTCAACTAAGAAGACGGTCATTGGGTTATTGGACATCTACGGCTTTGAAGTATTCTATGTGAACAG TTTCGAACAGTTCTGCATCAACTACTGCAACgagaagctgcagcagctgtTCATCCAGCTCACTCTGAAAGCTGAGCAGGAGGAGTATGAAACTGAGGGCATCGAG TGGGAGCCGGTGCAGTTCTTCAACAACAAGATCATCTGCGACCTTGTGGAGGAGAAACACAGGGGCATCATCTCCGTGCTG gatGAGGAATGCCTGAGACCTGGGGAAGCCACGGACCTCACCTTcctggagaagctggaggagaagatggGCAACCACCCTCACTTTGTCAC GCACAAGCTGGCCGACAAGCAGATGCGTAAGACGCTGGAGAGGGGCGAGTTCCGTCTCCTTCACTACGCCGGCGAGGTCACCTACTGCGTCATCG GGTTCATTGACAAAAACAATGATCTTTTGTACAGGAACATCAAAGAC GTGATGCGCCAGTCCAAAAACGCCATCGCCAGGCACTGCTTCGCGTCCGCGGAGCCGGACAGCAGGAAGAGGCCAGAGACG GTGGCCACGCAGTTCAAGAACAGCCTGACGAGGCTGGCGGAGCACCTGATGTGCAAGGAGGCCTGGTACGTGCGGTGCCTGAAGTCCAACGAGGCCAAGGAGCCCG GCCGGTTCGATGAGGCGCTGGTGAGGCACCAGGTGAAGTACCTGGGGCTGATGGAGCACCTGCGGGTCAGGCGTGCGGGCTTCGCCTACCGACGGCGCTACGAGAACTTCCTGCAGAG GTATAAGCCCCTGTGTCCGGACACCTGGCCCCACTGGAGAGGGGTCCCCGCCGACGGTGTCGAAAAGCTGGTCAGACACCTGGGCTACGGGCCGGACGAGTACAAGATGGGCAG AACCAAGATATTCATCCGCCACGCCCGGACGCTTTTCGCCACAGAAGACGCCTTCGAGCGCTGTAAGCACGAGCTGG CGTCGAGGATTCAGGCCAAGTACAAAGGCTACAGAGCGAAAGGAGAGTTCCGGAAACAGAAGGAAGCGG CCACCAAGATTGAGACCTGCTGGAGAGGAGTACAGgccaggaaagagagagagaagagggccTGGGCTGTCAAAGTTATCAAGAA ATTTATCAAGGGATACATGAACAGACATCTGGCGACGTCTGCGGACAACTCAGAGTACCTGGCCTTCGTCAGAGTCAACTATCTCAACAGGCTGAAGGACAACCTGCCCAAAACTGTCCTCGACAAAACCACCTGGCTGACCCCTCCACCTGTCGTGAAGGAG ACCTCGGAACTCCTGCGCAAGCTCCACACGCGAATGCTGGTGCGGAAGTACGTGAAAGGGACCACACCCCAGCGGAAAGCCCAG CTGCAGCTTAAAGAGAAAACCAGCGCCATGTTCAAGGGGAAGAAGGACAGCTATGCGCAGAGCGTCTCCAAGCCCTTCGTAGACACCAGGATCA GTGAGGAGGATATCAACCCCAGGGTCGTGCAGACAATTCGCCAGGAACGAATCaag tATAGCACCCCGGTGGTGAAGTACGACCGGAACGGCTTCAAGTCTCGCCAGCGGCAGCTCATCCTCACCCAGGCTGCGGCCTACGTGGCGGAGGAGGCCAAGATCAAGCAGAGGGTGGCGTACGGCGCTCTCACAG GCGTGTCCGTCAGCAACCTGACCGACAGCATCATGATCCTGCACGTCAGGTGCGAGGACGCCAAGCAGAAG GGGGACCTGGTGCTGGAGTGTGAGCACCTGTTCGAGGCGCTGACCAAGCTGAGTGTGGTGGCTAACAAGCAGGAAGCCATCAAAGTGGTCCAGGGAAG CATCAAATTCGACATCCAGCCGGGCAAGGAGGGATTTGTGGACTTCGCCAGTGGCCAGGAGCCCATGGTGTACAAAGCCAAGAATGGCCACCTGATGGTG GTATCTCTGCGAGCCAGAGCTCGGTGA